A window of the Miscanthus floridulus cultivar M001 chromosome 14, ASM1932011v1, whole genome shotgun sequence genome harbors these coding sequences:
- the LOC136503584 gene encoding uncharacterized protein, which produces MKRNSDIRSFFCKAAKKPAAAALNPTPPPVETVVEEQNREDRAEVEEIADPSPPLASSPLPPPASKPPVYDIDLLPYDPGERLSIKDYHVNDQDAIRRAYITKGLAFHGNDESEESSNRGNFIELLKFLAGNSDEVNKYVLNNAPADESSDISHKEQLALCLRFVDKLGRPCEHFIGVVHVDDTTSLSLKEAIKGLLDSNGLSMTRIRGQGYDGASNMKGDIKGLKTLIMKESPSDYYIHCFAHQLQLVLVAVAKGNTDCKTFFDQVSILLNIIGVSCKRHGMLQNARLENVKKSLQCGELESGSGLNQEMGLPRPGDTRWGLHYKTICSIITMYSSIHDVLIELGADIAYKDDRTKIHFVLGAFETFEFVFFVHLMYVILGYTNELSECLQRRDQDILNAISLVNVAKSRMQQLRSDGWDKFHKTVTSFCITHGVEVPAMDDAYVPYGKSARYARARNQKNDDHFRREVYIGVVDQISQELNNRFDEINMELLSCMSTFSPSKSFASFDAQKLRRLAEFYSNDFSNNNLVQLELQLDNYIDGMKRTECFQGLDNIVDLSVKLVDTNRHRVYDMVYLLLKLVLLLPVATASVERVFSALGYSENKIKE; this is translated from the exons ATGAAGAGAAACAGCGACATTCGATCCTTTTTTTGCAAAGCAGCAAAGAAGCCGGCTGCAGCTGCTTTGAACCCTACCCCACCTCCGGTTGAAACTGTTGTGGAAGAGCAGAATCGAGAAGATAGAGCAGAAGTTGAAGAAATTGCAGATCCTTCGCCCCCGCTAGCGTCATCGCCACTGCCACCGCCCGCATCAAAGCCACCGGTGTATGACATCGATCTTCTACCATATGATCCAGGTGAAAGGCTGTCCATAAAAGATTATCAtgttaatgatcaagatgcaatcCGTAGAGCATATATTACTAAAG GATTGGCATTCCATGGAaatgatgaaagtgaagagtctagcaacagaggcaacttcattgaacttttgaAGTTTCTTGCAGGAAATAGTGATGAAGTGAACAAGTATGTCTTGAACAATGCACCAG CCGATGAGTCTAGTGACatatcacataaagaacaactagctctttgcttgcgttttgttgataaacttggaaggccatgtgagcacttcattggagttgttcatgtagatgatactacgTCTTTGTCACTTAAGGAAGCAATTAAAGGTTTACTTGATAGTAATGGATTGAGTATGACTCGGATTAGAGGTCAAGGTTATGATGGGGCTAGCAATATGAAAGGTGATATTAAAGGGCTGAAAACATTAATCATGAAAGAATCACCTTCTGATTATTATATTCATTGCtttgcacatcaactccaactagtTCTTGTAGCTGTTGCCAAGGGAAATACTGATTGCAAGACCTTTTTTGATCAAGTATCTATCTTGTTGAACATTATTGGAGTTTCTTGCAAGCGTCATGGTATGCTTCAAAATGCTAGGCTGGAGAATGTCAAGAAATCACTACAGTGTGGTGAGCTTGAATCAGGGAGTGGTTTAAATCAAGAGATGGGTTTGCCTAGGCCTGGTGATACTCGGTGGGGCTTGCATTACAAAACTATATGTAGCATCATCACTATGTATTCCTCAATCCATGATGTGCTCATTGAGCTTGGTGCTGATATTGCATATAAGGATGATCGGACAAAGATTCATTTTGTGCTTGGAGCATTTGAAacctttgagtttgttttctttgtgCACTTAATGTATGTTATTCTTGGATACACAAATGAGTTATCCGAGTGTTTGCAGAGAAGGGAtcaagatattcttaatgcaatctcacttgttaatgtggcaaagaGCAGAATGCAACAGTTGAGGTCTGATGGTTGGGATAAATTTCATAAGACggtcacttctttttgtattACACATGGTGTCGAAGTTCCTGCTATGGATGATGCTTATGTGCCTTATGGAAAATCAGCAAGGTATGCCCGTGCCCGAAACCAAAAAAATGATGACCATTTTAGAAGAGAAGTGTACATTGGTGTCGTTGATCAAATTAGTCAAGAGCTTAATAATCGGTTTGATGAGATCAACATGGAGCTGCTCTCTTGTATGTCAACATTTAGTCCTTCCAAGTCCTTTGCTTCATTTGATGCACAGAAGCTGCGTAGATTGGCTGAATTTTATTCTAATGACTTCTCCAACAACAATTTGGTACAACTAGAATTGCAACTTGATAATTATATTGATGGCATGAAACGAACTGAATGCTTCCAAGGTCTAGACAACATTGTTGACCTCTCAGTTAAGCTCGTTGATACAAATAGGCACAGAGTGTATGATATGGTGTACTTGCTTCTCAAATTGGTATTGCTTTTACCGGTGGCAACCGCGAGcgttgaaagggtattttctgcatTAGGTTATAGTGAAAACAAAATCAAGGAATAA
- the LOC136505951 gene encoding uncharacterized protein, protein MSSPAAHQVAGAPSSLPIFPDEILEEIFLRLDAAEDLARASAACTTFRRVVSARRFLHRFRCLHPPPVLGFLEFDALGTFHPAEPPHRAAPAARALAQASDFTFSFLGSPHFWRVCDARDSRVLLRRVRVTSVFAGLVVCDPLHRRHVELPTIPDNLAAATGCWGLQEFDPFLDPDTGKYKEKQDLSFQVICAVQCQHKLVTFHFSSVTGQWRGITFNRPVPLDSISVKFPKLFERHYAHGCYFWTIALGGSFMVMLNMHDMELSVVDLPPGIFCPREQAIVEAGEDMIGLFTLSDGRLQLYYKSLRGTEWHHERIIPLPKLNSYWSILDAAAGYLLLQATPRDCSLFEKPESQYFTQSQDIPS, encoded by the coding sequence ATGTCCTCGCCGGCGGCGCATCAGGTCGCCGGCGCCCCATCGTCGCTGCCGATCTTCCCCGACGAGATCCTGGAGGAGATCTTCCTCCGCCTCGACGCCGCGGAAGACCTCGCCCGCGCCTCCGCCGCCTGCACAACCTTCCGCCGCGTCGTCTCCGCGCGTCGCTTCCTTCACCGCTTCAGATGCCTCCACCCCCCGCCCGTCCTCGGCTTCCTCGAGTTCGACGCACTAGGAACATTCCACCCCGCGGAGCCGCCCCACCGCGCCGCCCCTGCCGCACGCGCCCTCGCGCAGGCCTCCGACTTCACCTTCTCCTTCCTCGGCAGCCCTCACTTCTGGCGGGTCTGCGATGCCCGCGACTCCCGTGTCCTCCTCCGTCGCGTCAGAGTCACCTCCGTGTTCGCTGGCCTCGTGGTCTGCGACCCCTTGCACCGCCGGCACGTCGAGCTACCTACCATTCCCGACAACCTTGCGGCTGCTACTGGGTGCTGGGGCTTGCAGGAATTCGATCCCTTCCTCGATCCAGACACTGGCAAGTACAAGGAGAAGCAGGATTTGTCATTCCAGGTGATCTGCGCCGTGCAGTGCCAACACAAGCTCGTGACCTTCCACTTCTCTTCAGTCACCGGACAATGGCGAGGCATCACGTTCAATAGACCAGTTCCTTTGGACTCAATCTCTGTTAAGTTTCCGAAGCTGTTCGAGCGCCACTACGCACACGGCTGCTATTTCTGGACGATCGCTCTCGGCGGCAGTTttatggtcatgctcaacatgCATGATATGGAACTCTCTGTTGTTGATCTCCCTCCTGGCATATTTTGCCCTCGAGAACAGGCCATTGTAGAGGCAGGGGAAGACATGATAGGTCTGTTCACTCTTAGTGATGGCAGGCTGCAGCTCTACTATAAGTCTTTGCGAGGAACTGAGTGGCACCACGAAAGGATAATCCCCTTGCCCAAACTGAACAGTTACTGGAGCATCCTCGATGCAGCTGCAGGGTACTTACTCCTACAAGCGACGCCACGGGATTGTTCCCTGTTTGAAAAGCCGGAGTCACAGTATTTCACTCAATCTCAAGACATTCCTAGTTGA